Proteins encoded in a region of the Haloglomus salinum genome:
- a CDS encoding asparagine synthase-related protein, producing the protein MVGLCGAVDDRTPPDAFVDAIAWRDDEVAHRFVDDGLSVFGSFHPLLSGEQPVRARNGEALIWVWGDVYGFGADESYVPRDGPPDGSARYCADLYDQYGMDFVRELNGDFGLVVYDRTAGTVSLVTDRVATRPFFLARPDGGRLVFSSQLQALPLHPDVNPEFEAPHLQEYFQLRRVLGVETPLSGVREVPPGSIATVDLADGSLSVDTYWRPSYEPVDEDFETYLDRFTDTFQTVVQEWTRDDLDYGILLSGGSDSRLVQAAMDQPVTAFHIADWMSREANVASEAADTAGDEFHLLQRDPDHEAAALERNPAISNFSGWFDQAYFTGFDDEISEEVDVLVSGLYADSLFKGSKLDARSLSLGPVGTLKLPFRNPVESVEDYVSLTTTEVVDPVSYLPERPPIDSVIADNIRETRDGVVSHGVEYGSLQDLVLYGDFYPMGADTDATFSRSLMHMRPYRTPFLDNRLLDLQQQVPMRYFLRRDFIDRAVEQLSPELAELPHARTGMPLKHRFPVDWVGGNLKGLWRKHVGDETPPEDHLDHSPWPDRAALVRARNFPVETIVENQEAIRALPFIDYEGALDSYRAHMAGDDESPVLYSLLTFLETPLLDRMTESDDEASERRTVVKQ; encoded by the coding sequence ATGGTAGGACTCTGTGGTGCAGTCGACGACCGAACGCCGCCCGACGCGTTCGTCGACGCCATCGCCTGGCGCGACGACGAGGTGGCCCACCGGTTCGTCGACGACGGGCTGTCGGTGTTCGGCTCCTTCCACCCGCTGCTGTCGGGGGAGCAGCCGGTCCGGGCCCGCAACGGGGAGGCGCTCATCTGGGTCTGGGGGGACGTCTACGGCTTCGGGGCCGACGAGAGCTACGTCCCCCGGGACGGCCCGCCGGACGGGAGCGCCCGCTACTGTGCGGACCTGTACGACCAGTACGGGATGGACTTCGTCCGCGAGTTGAACGGGGACTTCGGGCTCGTCGTCTACGACCGCACCGCGGGCACGGTGTCGCTCGTCACCGACCGCGTGGCGACGCGCCCGTTCTTCCTCGCGCGGCCCGATGGTGGGCGGCTGGTCTTCTCCTCGCAGCTGCAGGCACTGCCGCTCCACCCGGACGTGAATCCGGAGTTCGAGGCGCCGCATCTCCAGGAGTACTTCCAGCTCCGCCGGGTGCTCGGCGTGGAGACGCCGCTCTCGGGCGTGCGCGAGGTACCGCCCGGTTCCATCGCGACGGTCGACCTGGCGGACGGCTCGCTCTCGGTGGACACGTACTGGCGACCCAGCTACGAGCCGGTCGACGAGGACTTCGAGACGTACCTCGACCGGTTCACCGACACGTTCCAGACCGTGGTGCAGGAGTGGACGCGCGACGACCTCGACTACGGCATCCTCCTGAGCGGGGGGAGCGACTCCCGGCTCGTGCAGGCCGCGATGGACCAGCCGGTCACCGCGTTCCACATCGCCGACTGGATGAGCCGGGAGGCGAACGTCGCCAGCGAGGCCGCCGACACCGCCGGCGACGAGTTCCACCTGCTCCAGCGCGACCCGGACCACGAGGCCGCCGCGCTCGAGCGCAACCCCGCCATCTCGAACTTCAGCGGCTGGTTCGACCAGGCGTACTTCACGGGGTTCGACGACGAGATCAGCGAGGAGGTCGACGTCCTCGTCTCCGGACTGTACGCGGACTCGCTGTTCAAGGGCAGCAAGCTCGACGCGCGCTCGCTCTCGCTGGGGCCGGTCGGGACCCTGAAGCTCCCGTTCCGGAATCCGGTCGAGTCCGTCGAGGACTACGTCTCGCTCACGACGACGGAAGTGGTCGACCCGGTGTCGTACCTGCCGGAGCGACCGCCCATCGACTCGGTCATCGCCGACAACATCCGGGAGACCCGCGACGGCGTCGTGAGCCACGGCGTCGAGTACGGCTCGCTCCAGGACCTCGTGCTGTACGGCGACTTCTACCCGATGGGGGCGGATACGGACGCGACCTTCTCGCGCAGCCTGATGCACATGCGCCCCTACCGGACACCGTTCCTCGACAACCGCCTGCTGGACCTCCAGCAGCAGGTTCCGATGCGGTACTTCCTTCGGCGTGACTTCATCGACCGGGCGGTCGAGCAGCTCTCGCCCGAGCTGGCCGAGCTCCCCCACGCCCGGACGGGAATGCCCCTCAAGCACCGCTTCCCCGTCGACTGGGTCGGCGGGAACCTGAAGGGACTCTGGCGCAAGCACGTCGGCGACGAGACGCCACCGGAGGACCACCTCGACCACAGCCCGTGGCCCGACCGGGCGGCGCTGGTGCGAGCCCGGAACTTCCCGGTCGAGACCATCGTCGAGAATCAGGAGGCCATCCGCGCGTTGCCGTTCATCGACTACGAGGGAGCTCTCGACAGCTACCGGGCGCACATGGCCGGCGACGACGAGTCGCCGGTCCTGTACTCGCTGCTCACGTTCCTCGAGACCCCGCTCCTCGACCGGATGACGGAATCGGACGACGAGGCGAGCGAGCGACGAACGGTGGTCAAACAGTGA
- a CDS encoding DUF7344 domain-containing protein gives MSVQTERPADDGDSSSSTEADANTSIEKDDAFHILQNSRRRAVLRYLAAHDEEERFVMRDLAEEVAAWEHDTTVQQLVSDERQRVYIALYQSHLPKLDDHDIIEYNQSRGVVEPTELVDALAPYLDEGLHSDADLTVEEESESTEAQGESITETVSAFFSR, from the coding sequence ATGAGTGTCCAGACAGAGCGGCCGGCCGACGACGGCGATTCGAGTTCGAGTACAGAGGCGGACGCGAACACGAGTATCGAGAAGGACGACGCGTTCCACATCCTGCAGAACTCCCGGCGCCGCGCGGTCCTGCGGTATCTCGCTGCCCACGACGAGGAGGAGCGGTTCGTGATGCGGGACCTGGCCGAGGAGGTCGCGGCGTGGGAACACGACACGACGGTCCAGCAGCTGGTCTCGGACGAGCGCCAGCGGGTCTACATCGCGCTCTACCAGTCCCATCTCCCGAAGCTCGACGACCACGATATCATCGAGTACAACCAGTCCCGCGGGGTCGTCGAGCCGACCGAACTCGTCGACGCGCTCGCGCCCTATCTCGACGAGGGGCTCCACTCCGACGCCGACCTCACCGTCGAGGAGGAGTCCGAGTCGACCGAGGCACAGGGCGAGAGCATCACCGAGACGGTCTCTGCGTTCTTCTCCCGGTAA
- a CDS encoding HalOD1 output domain-containing protein, producing MASESSRTPGGASGLDRADPGDVIEDVAQVEDGRTLYIAHHDVEEDGLTVTLSLALAAAADSSPTEFLPRFQEYVDPDALDRMFRPQPNGDLRKGGPFQLSIEEYDVEIFNTGRIEIRE from the coding sequence ATGGCATCCGAAAGTAGCAGGACCCCGGGGGGCGCGTCGGGCCTGGACCGGGCGGACCCGGGCGACGTGATAGAGGACGTAGCGCAGGTAGAGGACGGGCGCACGCTGTACATCGCCCACCACGACGTCGAGGAGGACGGGCTGACGGTGACCCTCTCACTCGCGCTCGCCGCCGCAGCCGACAGTTCCCCGACGGAGTTCCTTCCGCGGTTCCAGGAGTACGTCGACCCGGACGCGCTCGATCGGATGTTCCGGCCGCAACCGAACGGGGACCTGCGCAAGGGGGGGCCGTTCCAGTTGTCCATCGAGGAGTACGACGTGGAGATATTCAACACCGGACGCATCGAAATCAGGGAGTGA
- a CDS encoding DUF7344 domain-containing protein has product MIASNCTRPETESVEEIAVTGGKESTVDQPPGTRYSYLIALLGRLEGQVTIDRVTDAVHEWEHEHTESASGRTWFDIHEELYLVDLPVLDRAGIVSFDTGRGIVSKSE; this is encoded by the coding sequence ATGATCGCGTCAAACTGCACCCGACCCGAGACCGAGTCCGTGGAGGAGATAGCAGTCACTGGAGGCAAGGAGTCCACTGTCGACCAGCCGCCGGGAACGCGCTACAGCTACCTCATCGCGCTTCTCGGACGGCTCGAGGGACAGGTGACCATCGACCGGGTAACCGACGCCGTACACGAGTGGGAACACGAGCACACGGAGTCGGCGAGCGGCCGAACCTGGTTCGACATCCACGAGGAACTGTACCTCGTCGACCTGCCCGTGCTCGACAGAGCAGGCATCGTGTCGTTCGACACGGGCCGGGGTATCGTCTCGAAGAGCGAGTAG
- a CDS encoding helix-turn-helix transcriptional regulator gives MSADGLSTRTISSLAFLALCVVLSAVVSPLALGVAAGDGATTQPSAATMTAPATAPAATATAASRTTPTATPTLSSTSGQETATAEDDGGITRVEYGGPGVATRARGRTYVWTGGATLMNVSVQPVGGPGQHELCLALRADNRTVTDHGCQSVEVRSYGGAATFDIRSLGANGTGNRTFLLWFKRSGESGRVDTATVPIVAIERDGDADGDSLSNEEEASRGTSLTDADTDSDGLLDGPEVMQYNSSATVADTDGDGARDGAEVEAGSDPGDPDTDGDGLLDGEEMNHYGTDPTAADTDGDGLSDWEEVKRYGTDPTEKDSDSDGLTDQQEVAQYGTDPTVADTDGDGIDDGKEVEQGTDPLEKTTDTSGGGPLVDRNATIFIGLGILLAVGGIVVYGRLEGGWLGTGGFDGTDAPSAGGGTGGSDDSSHAAHVDADAAASSPAGADTTEGAAAAGAEMPDPDLLSPEQYICRLVEVNGGYMKQSDIVDEVDWSKATVSRRLSSMEEGGDIERTRMGRGKIVTLPGVELDE, from the coding sequence ATGTCGGCCGACGGCCTCTCGACGCGGACCATCTCCTCGCTCGCGTTCCTCGCACTCTGTGTGGTCCTTTCGGCCGTGGTCTCGCCCCTCGCTCTGGGCGTTGCTGCGGGGGATGGGGCGACCACGCAGCCGAGTGCTGCTACGATGACTGCTCCCGCTACCGCCCCAGCCGCCACGGCCACCGCCGCGTCACGAACCACGCCAACCGCCACCCCGACGTTGAGTTCGACCAGCGGCCAGGAGACCGCCACCGCCGAGGACGACGGCGGCATCACCAGGGTCGAGTACGGCGGTCCCGGCGTGGCCACGCGGGCCCGCGGCCGGACGTACGTCTGGACGGGCGGCGCGACCCTGATGAACGTGAGCGTCCAGCCTGTCGGCGGCCCCGGGCAGCACGAACTCTGCCTGGCGCTGCGTGCCGACAACCGGACGGTCACCGACCACGGCTGCCAGAGCGTCGAGGTCCGGTCCTACGGCGGCGCCGCCACGTTCGACATCCGGAGTCTGGGGGCCAACGGCACCGGCAACCGGACGTTCCTGCTCTGGTTCAAGCGCTCGGGCGAGAGCGGGCGCGTCGACACGGCGACGGTCCCCATCGTCGCCATCGAGCGCGACGGCGACGCCGACGGTGACTCCCTCTCGAACGAGGAGGAGGCCAGCCGCGGGACCAGTCTTACCGACGCCGACACGGACTCCGACGGCCTGCTGGACGGGCCCGAGGTGATGCAGTACAACAGCTCCGCGACGGTCGCGGACACGGACGGCGACGGCGCACGCGATGGTGCGGAGGTCGAGGCCGGAAGCGACCCCGGCGACCCGGATACGGACGGTGACGGGCTTCTCGACGGCGAGGAGATGAACCACTACGGTACCGACCCGACGGCCGCTGACACGGACGGTGACGGCCTCTCGGACTGGGAGGAGGTGAAGCGGTACGGCACCGACCCGACAGAGAAGGACTCGGATAGTGACGGCCTCACCGACCAGCAGGAGGTGGCCCAGTACGGCACCGACCCGACGGTTGCGGACACGGACGGCGACGGCATCGACGACGGGAAGGAGGTCGAACAGGGTACCGACCCGCTCGAGAAGACGACCGACACGTCCGGCGGCGGGCCCCTCGTCGACCGGAACGCGACGATATTCATCGGGCTGGGTATCCTCCTCGCGGTCGGCGGTATCGTCGTGTACGGTCGGCTCGAAGGTGGCTGGCTGGGGACCGGCGGCTTCGACGGTACCGACGCGCCGTCTGCCGGTGGCGGTACCGGTGGCTCGGACGATTCGAGTCACGCCGCCCACGTCGATGCGGACGCCGCCGCGTCGTCGCCAGCCGGCGCCGACACGACAGAGGGCGCAGCGGCCGCTGGCGCCGAGATGCCCGACCCCGACCTCCTCTCGCCGGAGCAGTACATCTGCCGGCTCGTCGAGGTCAACGGCGGCTACATGAAACAGAGCGACATCGTCGACGAGGTCGACTGGTCGAAGGCGACGGTGAGCCGACGGCTCTCCTCGATGGAGGAGGGCGGCGATATCGAGCGGACCCGCATGGGTCGCGGGAAGATCGTCACGCTCCCCGGCGTGGAACTCGACGAGTAG
- a CDS encoding DUF7563 family protein, whose product MAECTSCGGFVTDDYVRVFGDNEGNISECRSCRARSSPSEEDETEDADERVVLLRDVAGDDSTGEDGNESENERAAVASDTGATPESGGTSVSSSGEAASDAPEQGASGAESGGARERIAGFFSSIRG is encoded by the coding sequence ATGGCCGAATGTACAAGCTGTGGCGGGTTCGTGACCGACGACTACGTGCGCGTATTCGGGGACAACGAGGGGAACATCTCGGAGTGCCGGAGCTGCCGGGCACGCTCGAGTCCCTCGGAGGAGGACGAAACCGAGGACGCCGACGAACGCGTGGTCCTGCTCCGGGATGTCGCAGGAGACGACTCGACCGGCGAGGACGGGAACGAGAGCGAAAACGAGAGAGCGGCGGTCGCTTCCGACACCGGGGCGACTCCCGAGAGCGGTGGAACGTCGGTGTCGAGCAGCGGCGAGGCAGCATCCGACGCCCCCGAACAGGGGGCGTCGGGGGCCGAGAGCGGAGGGGCACGCGAGCGCATCGCGGGCTTCTTCTCGTCGATTCGGGGCTGA
- a CDS encoding glycosyltransferase family 39 protein: MSTGTSTRRWRRLADRVVVLSLDDRFWLTSAVATSLCIYLLYLATHPYPAYGAGLYLKIAESISSHGYGLPATIPGYTAGGVPFAYPPLAFYLAAVVRDLTGVGAIAYSRFVPGLFVTATLVPYYFLATDLLGSPRRGGVATLLFAGTPAVLQWHLSAGGVVRGLAFLLAITGAAVGVRLFRTEDPRWLLPATALFGLTVLTHPTYAVFFGLSYLLLFAGLSRSLRGLLFGAVVASGGVVVATPWLLQVVATHGADIFLDASGTHGGLFGGPTRLLSEFVYPIDLGMEVVVFGAAYLGAAYALATDRYLLPAWLFAGGYFMGKPRFIFVAGAMLTALLFFEVGLPAIRRLAASSQLGRDHRRAVEIGAVALLVLSAGATGSAFAAGALDTHDGDRSQPAFIDGADREAMAWAAAETEPGADFVVLGDGAEWFPLFTDRTILVGQWGVEWTEPARYRQQIEQFRRVSLCDRAACITASLAASGAQPDYVYVPKGHYTVRGMTHQQAPGMRDSLAASDRYELVYENEGAIVARVTPSEPDTSPAPDMRPEPDAPPDERRAGTIRPSTTVSSGGDTPS; the protein is encoded by the coding sequence ATGTCGACAGGAACCAGCACCCGTCGGTGGCGCCGCCTCGCCGACCGGGTCGTCGTGCTCTCGCTCGACGACCGGTTCTGGCTCACCTCGGCGGTGGCCACCAGCCTCTGCATCTACCTGCTGTACCTCGCAACGCACCCGTACCCCGCGTACGGCGCCGGGCTCTACCTCAAGATCGCCGAGTCCATCAGCAGCCACGGCTACGGCCTCCCGGCCACCATCCCCGGCTACACCGCGGGTGGCGTCCCCTTCGCGTACCCGCCGCTGGCGTTCTACCTCGCGGCGGTCGTCCGCGACCTGACCGGCGTCGGCGCCATCGCGTACAGCCGGTTCGTGCCGGGGCTGTTCGTCACGGCGACGCTGGTCCCGTACTACTTCCTGGCGACGGACCTGCTGGGCTCCCCGCGCCGGGGTGGAGTCGCGACGCTCCTGTTCGCCGGGACGCCGGCCGTCCTCCAGTGGCACCTCTCGGCGGGCGGCGTCGTCCGCGGGCTGGCGTTCCTCCTGGCCATCACGGGCGCCGCCGTCGGCGTCCGGCTGTTCCGGACCGAGGACCCACGCTGGCTCCTGCCCGCGACGGCCCTGTTCGGGCTGACGGTCCTCACGCACCCGACGTACGCGGTGTTCTTCGGCCTGAGCTACCTCCTCCTGTTCGCCGGGCTCTCGCGGTCACTCCGGGGCCTGCTGTTCGGCGCGGTCGTCGCCAGCGGGGGTGTCGTCGTCGCGACGCCGTGGCTCCTGCAGGTCGTCGCGACCCACGGTGCGGACATCTTCCTCGACGCCTCGGGCACCCACGGCGGGCTGTTCGGCGGCCCCACGCGCCTGCTCTCGGAGTTCGTCTACCCCATCGACCTCGGGATGGAGGTGGTCGTCTTCGGCGCGGCCTATCTCGGCGCCGCCTACGCGCTCGCCACGGACCGGTACCTGCTCCCGGCGTGGCTGTTCGCCGGCGGCTACTTCATGGGCAAACCCCGGTTCATCTTCGTCGCCGGCGCGATGCTGACGGCGCTGCTGTTCTTCGAGGTCGGCCTCCCGGCCATTCGGCGACTGGCCGCGAGTTCGCAGCTCGGCCGGGACCACCGCCGCGCCGTCGAAATCGGGGCGGTCGCGCTGCTGGTCCTCTCGGCCGGTGCGACCGGCTCGGCGTTCGCCGCCGGCGCGCTCGACACGCACGACGGCGACCGCTCACAGCCCGCCTTCATCGATGGCGCGGACCGCGAGGCCATGGCGTGGGCCGCCGCCGAGACCGAGCCCGGTGCCGACTTCGTGGTACTGGGCGACGGGGCGGAGTGGTTCCCGCTGTTCACCGACCGGACCATCCTCGTGGGGCAGTGGGGGGTCGAGTGGACCGAGCCGGCCCGGTACCGCCAGCAGATAGAGCAGTTCAGGCGGGTGTCACTGTGCGACCGGGCCGCCTGCATCACCGCCTCGCTCGCGGCGAGCGGCGCCCAGCCCGACTACGTCTACGTCCCGAAGGGCCACTACACCGTCCGCGGGATGACCCACCAGCAGGCCCCCGGGATGCGGGACTCGCTGGCCGCCTCCGACCGGTACGAGCTCGTCTACGAGAACGAGGGGGCCATCGTCGCCCGGGTCACGCCGTCCGAGCCCGACACGTCGCCTGCACCTGACATGCGGCCCGAACCCGACGCACCACCCGACGAGCGGCGTGCCGGCACCATCCGCCCATCCACCACGGTGTCTTCAGGCGGCGACACGCCGTCTTAG
- a CDS encoding aryl-sulfate sulfotransferase, giving the protein MAVLLLAAGTLVTGFAASSDGGAGQVTGTDQQVAPPTDGTTVVATDSNTWLGRDGEGPRASAELFAVAPNGTVTYYNDTHTRYWDVDPVEGEAATVEYVYADHLTPEECGGESVCTRNGVERVNLETGEVTSVYSRVTPGKHSTRWHDVDRLDEDHIVVADIGRDRVYVVNTTTGLVTWSWDARSEYDPATSGGPYPEDWTHLNDVEVLEDGRIMVSLRNHDQVVFLERETGLQAEWTLGSDGNHSRLYEQHNPDYIPEAQGGPAVIVADSENNRLVEYQREEGGWTKSWAWSDRQLQWPRDGDRLPDGDTLVTDSNGNRVFEVNDAGEVTWSMDVAFPYEAERLETGDESTDGPSAQRADLGEQTNVSAGGASEPESGGSDGGPLEPARNAIAGLFDGPTANAVMYVLPAWMSRIHLAALVTIAVTLVVWSAAEAYWSAWTVDLHRPVELERQ; this is encoded by the coding sequence GTGGCGGTGCTCCTCCTCGCGGCCGGGACGCTGGTGACCGGGTTCGCCGCATCCTCGGATGGGGGCGCCGGACAGGTCACCGGCACGGACCAGCAGGTCGCACCGCCCACCGACGGGACGACGGTCGTCGCGACGGACTCGAACACGTGGCTCGGCCGGGATGGGGAGGGCCCCCGCGCCTCGGCGGAGCTGTTCGCCGTCGCCCCGAACGGGACAGTCACGTACTACAACGACACGCACACGCGGTACTGGGACGTGGACCCCGTCGAGGGCGAGGCGGCGACGGTGGAGTACGTCTACGCCGACCACCTCACGCCCGAGGAGTGCGGCGGGGAGTCGGTCTGTACGCGCAACGGCGTCGAGCGCGTGAACCTGGAGACCGGGGAGGTGACCTCGGTCTACAGCCGTGTCACACCCGGCAAGCACTCCACCCGCTGGCACGACGTGGACCGCCTCGACGAGGACCACATCGTCGTTGCCGACATCGGGCGCGACCGCGTCTACGTCGTCAACACCACGACCGGACTGGTGACGTGGTCGTGGGACGCCCGGAGCGAGTACGACCCGGCGACGAGCGGCGGCCCGTACCCCGAGGACTGGACCCACCTCAACGACGTGGAGGTGCTCGAGGACGGGCGCATCATGGTCAGCCTCCGGAACCACGACCAGGTCGTCTTCCTCGAGCGCGAGACGGGGCTGCAGGCCGAGTGGACGCTCGGCAGCGACGGCAACCACTCGCGGCTGTACGAGCAGCACAACCCCGACTACATCCCCGAGGCGCAGGGCGGTCCCGCAGTCATCGTCGCCGACTCCGAGAACAACCGCCTCGTCGAGTACCAGCGCGAGGAGGGAGGGTGGACCAAGAGCTGGGCGTGGAGCGACCGGCAGCTCCAGTGGCCGCGAGACGGCGACCGGCTCCCCGACGGCGACACGCTCGTCACGGACTCGAACGGCAACCGCGTCTTCGAGGTGAACGACGCGGGCGAGGTGACGTGGTCGATGGATGTCGCGTTCCCGTACGAGGCCGAGCGCCTCGAGACGGGCGACGAGAGCACCGACGGGCCCAGCGCACAGCGGGCCGACCTCGGCGAGCAGACGAACGTGAGTGCCGGGGGCGCGAGCGAACCCGAGTCCGGCGGGAGCGACGGCGGGCCGCTCGAGCCCGCCCGGAACGCCATCGCCGGCCTCTTCGACGGCCCGACGGCCAACGCCGTGATGTACGTCCTCCCGGCGTGGATGAGCCGCATCCACCTCGCGGCCCTGGTCACCATCGCAGTGACGCTCGTGGTGTGGAGCGCGGCCGAGGCCTACTGGTCTGCGTGGACGGTCGACCTCCACCGGCCGGTCGAGCTGGAGCGGCAGTGA